In Numidum massiliense, a single genomic region encodes these proteins:
- a CDS encoding esterase/lipase family protein, whose translation MKKRYFSLVLTLLVLVVLVFPTAVTEAGGLFPKPGKGRPGDIYYGELPDDVDPNKPAVVFVQGLTNDASIWYEGNDMYERARRAGFETAFVELYDSAGTPKSNWTNGEMLAGQLEQISAHFGGKKLVVIGYSKGGVDVQTALVHYGKHPLVSNVVTIGSPHWGTQLADLAYSDWVWWLSELLGSRNEGVYSMQTGVMNAFREQTDSRPEVRRNSYYTLAGESWGKVGSSSWFGGLYLSSWGKSDGVVPVASASLAGGTVLAVGKWDHTAIRQGKNTFNLFRDRLTLAQGATKTAVETSANGGATAAERETAASVEQQTFAVPKGEPRAASDLFVRGGEQHGSAAETFYVENGVRELTVDWLSATKVGAVELVDPNGKVVEAPVRTWLDDDLFHGAYHHVATLKMPLAGKWEIRTRSAVKTAYAFVAQFDSQLSEQLKLHKKADSLRLSLAVDDSRAQKKMKDVQATYNVAFIPEYNNANKAKSKDITPKNGVNLQKGETLNIPLQGAGVYNVTMDVTGTTAEGKPFARTVIQAFYVDDNGKVY comes from the coding sequence ATGAAAAAACGATACTTTTCGTTAGTGCTCACATTGCTAGTTTTGGTAGTACTCGTCTTTCCTACCGCAGTAACTGAAGCCGGCGGGCTATTTCCGAAGCCAGGTAAAGGACGCCCAGGGGATATTTATTACGGGGAGCTACCGGATGACGTTGATCCGAACAAGCCCGCTGTCGTGTTTGTACAAGGGTTGACGAATGACGCCAGTATTTGGTATGAGGGGAATGACATGTACGAGCGCGCACGCCGCGCTGGGTTTGAGACGGCGTTTGTCGAGCTGTACGATTCGGCGGGGACACCGAAGAGCAACTGGACGAACGGCGAAATGCTAGCGGGACAGCTAGAGCAAATCTCTGCGCACTTCGGCGGGAAAAAATTAGTCGTCATCGGTTATAGTAAAGGTGGGGTCGACGTACAGACGGCACTCGTCCATTACGGAAAACATCCGCTCGTTTCGAATGTGGTGACGATCGGTTCACCGCACTGGGGGACACAGTTGGCCGACCTTGCGTACAGCGATTGGGTATGGTGGCTTTCCGAGTTGCTCGGTTCGCGAAATGAAGGCGTTTACAGCATGCAAACTGGCGTGATGAACGCTTTTCGCGAGCAAACTGATTCCCGACCGGAAGTGAGGCGCAATAGTTATTATACGCTGGCGGGCGAAAGCTGGGGTAAAGTCGGCTCGTCCAGTTGGTTTGGCGGGTTGTACTTATCGTCGTGGGGAAAAAGTGACGGTGTTGTTCCAGTGGCCAGTGCGTCTCTCGCGGGCGGGACAGTGTTAGCTGTCGGCAAATGGGACCACACTGCGATTCGCCAAGGGAAAAACACGTTCAATCTGTTTAGGGACCGCCTAACGCTTGCACAAGGCGCTACAAAGACTGCGGTGGAAACTTCAGCTAACGGCGGTGCTACGGCGGCCGAACGGGAAACGGCGGCTTCCGTAGAACAGCAAACGTTCGCGGTGCCGAAAGGGGAGCCACGTGCAGCCTCTGACCTGTTCGTGCGCGGCGGGGAGCAGCACGGATCGGCTGCGGAAACGTTTTACGTCGAGAACGGCGTGCGTGAACTGACTGTCGATTGGTTGAGTGCGACGAAGGTCGGCGCAGTTGAGCTAGTCGATCCTAACGGCAAGGTCGTCGAGGCGCCCGTTCGCACGTGGCTAGACGACGACTTGTTTCACGGTGCGTATCACCATGTCGCGACACTAAAAATGCCACTTGCGGGGAAATGGGAGATTCGCACGCGCTCAGCCGTTAAGACCGCCTATGCGTTCGTGGCCCAATTTGATTCGCAACTGTCAGAGCAGCTAAAGTTACACAAGAAAGCGGACAGTCTCCGTTTAAGTCTTGCAGTAGACGACAGTAGGGCCCAGAAGAAAATGAAAGATGTGCAGGCGACGTACAACGTAGCGTTCATTCCCGAATACAATAATGCGAATAAAGCAAAGAGCAAAGATATCACCCCGAAAAATGGCGTTAACTTGCAAAAAGGGGAGACACTGAACATTCCGCTACAAGGGGCGGGTGTTTACAATGTGACGATGGACGTTACAGGGACGACAGCGGAAGGGAAGCCGTTCGCGCGGACGGTCATTCAAGCGTTTTACGTCGATGACAATGGGAAGGTTTACTAG
- a CDS encoding sensor histidine kinase, with protein sequence MKKNNSLFMRLMTSHAIVVLIAVAAIGLAADTFFRLFLVSEETSRLVDRVSAVAREVVVPGDEGSYIIRSEQSVIVDTLNLAGIEVYAFPPEAVHSLRLTDKQFMQLRNERQLFRKKGNGWFSLPELELYLVDSAHKRLILLKNPMKDAAKTVANMRRTVLYSSVIALVLAVLISYGTARYILAPIRQIQTVARQVVRGDFRHRVQLETYDELQDLAQTYNQTVDRVEETIAEQARLDQLRKEFISNVSHEFRIPLTSLGGFLELLEQNKIPDRDRARVIAMMRTDVDRLSRLVHESLDLSRLQTGKIALSREQLPLASAVESAVERLMPQAEQKNLHLEVTVPPHLSVYADEDRLQQILLNLIGNAVQHSPERERVRISARAASDPVQHPERQPLHLPSEQTPERTFVEIAVENSGTTIPEQELPYVFERFTKVDKSRSQRGTGLGLAIAAELVHLHGGTIYGRNLPDLSGVRFAFRIPARERLHGNAHNEVRNIGDSPM encoded by the coding sequence ATGAAAAAGAATAATTCGCTGTTCATGCGCCTCATGACATCCCACGCCATCGTCGTCCTCATCGCTGTGGCGGCGATCGGCCTCGCGGCGGATACGTTTTTCCGCCTCTTCCTCGTTAGTGAGGAAACGTCGCGCCTCGTCGACAGAGTGTCCGCGGTGGCGCGCGAAGTCGTCGTCCCAGGTGACGAAGGTTCTTATATTATTCGTTCTGAACAGTCAGTCATTGTTGACACGCTCAACTTAGCCGGCATCGAAGTGTACGCCTTCCCACCAGAAGCGGTCCACAGTTTGCGGCTCACAGACAAACAGTTCATGCAACTGCGCAACGAACGCCAACTGTTCCGTAAGAAGGGGAACGGCTGGTTCAGCCTACCCGAACTGGAGCTGTATTTAGTCGATTCTGCCCACAAGCGCCTTATCTTATTGAAAAACCCGATGAAAGACGCGGCGAAAACAGTCGCCAACATGCGGCGCACCGTGCTTTATTCGAGTGTCATCGCCCTCGTGTTGGCCGTGCTCATCTCGTACGGTACGGCACGCTACATTTTAGCGCCGATTCGCCAAATACAGACCGTCGCCCGCCAAGTCGTACGCGGCGACTTTCGGCATCGCGTGCAGCTGGAGACGTATGATGAATTGCAAGATTTGGCACAGACGTACAACCAGACGGTCGACCGCGTGGAAGAGACGATCGCTGAGCAAGCGCGCCTTGACCAGCTCCGCAAAGAATTTATTTCCAACGTGTCCCACGAATTTCGCATCCCGCTCACTTCGCTCGGCGGTTTCCTCGAATTGCTCGAACAAAATAAAATTCCGGACCGCGACCGCGCGCGAGTCATTGCGATGATGCGCACCGACGTTGACCGCTTAAGTCGCCTCGTACACGAATCACTCGACTTGTCGCGGTTACAGACGGGCAAAATTGCGCTCTCGCGCGAACAGCTACCGCTCGCATCTGCCGTGGAAAGCGCCGTCGAGCGGCTTATGCCGCAAGCGGAACAAAAAAACTTACACCTTGAAGTGACCGTACCACCGCACCTGTCCGTATACGCGGACGAAGACCGCCTGCAACAAATACTGCTCAACTTAATCGGTAACGCCGTGCAACATTCGCCAGAGCGCGAACGGGTGCGCATTTCCGCTAGAGCGGCAAGCGATCCTGTACAGCATCCGGAACGTCAGCCACTTCATTTGCCCAGCGAGCAAACGCCCGAGCGAACCTTCGTCGAAATCGCTGTCGAAAACAGCGGCACAACGATACCGGAACAAGAGCTGCCGTACGTGTTCGAACGGTTCACAAAGGTGGACAAGTCGCGCTCGCAACGCGGCACAGGCCTCGGGCTAGCGATCGCGGCAGAGCTCGTCCACTTACACGGCGGAACGATTTACGGCCGCAATTTACCAGATTTAAGCGGCGTCCGCTTCGCCTTTAGGATTCCAGCGCGAGAGCGGCTACACGGTAACGCGCACAACGAGGTAAGAAATATCGGTGACAGCCCAATGTAG
- a CDS encoding response regulator transcription factor: protein MHTHILVVEDDAHIAEVLTYTLESEQYRVSKAATGREGLELFEQVTPDLVLLDIMLPDLDGWEVLERIRLRSSAPVIMLTAKGEVEDKIKGLELGSDDYIAKPFSPGELIARIRAVLRRTEPKEQQVLSWPNLTILRDERLAKAKGEPVPLTRKEFDLLLYLATYSGQIFSREHLLAKIWDYAYLGDTRTVDTHIKRLREKLESRTTPYRYIRTVWGSGYAFEVMRNEKE, encoded by the coding sequence ATGCACACACACATCCTCGTCGTCGAAGACGACGCTCACATAGCTGAAGTTTTGACATATACGTTGGAAAGCGAACAATACCGCGTCAGCAAAGCGGCGACGGGCCGCGAGGGGTTGGAATTGTTCGAACAAGTGACTCCCGATCTCGTCTTGTTAGACATCATGTTACCCGATTTAGACGGTTGGGAAGTGCTAGAACGCATTCGCCTGCGCAGTTCGGCGCCAGTCATTATGCTCACGGCAAAAGGTGAGGTCGAAGATAAAATAAAAGGACTCGAATTAGGGAGCGACGATTACATCGCCAAGCCCTTTAGCCCCGGTGAACTCATCGCCCGTATCCGCGCTGTCTTGCGGCGCACCGAACCGAAAGAGCAACAAGTGCTCAGTTGGCCGAACTTGACAATTTTGCGCGACGAGCGGTTGGCAAAGGCGAAGGGGGAGCCTGTCCCATTAACGCGAAAAGAATTTGATTTACTGTTGTATTTAGCGACGTACAGCGGACAAATATTTAGCCGCGAACATTTACTTGCTAAAATATGGGACTATGCCTACCTCGGCGACACGCGCACCGTCGACACACACATTAAACGGCTGCGCGAAAAACTGGAATCGCGGACGACCCCGTATCGCTACATCCGCACCGTGTGGGGCAGCGGTTACGCGTTCGAAGTGATGCGCAATGAAAAAGAATAA
- a CDS encoding ABC transporter ATP-binding protein yields the protein MSDPVIYIEQLRTSFLTDDGEIPAVDGVDLALYPGEILGVVGESGCGKSVTSLSIMGLIPSPPGKVVGGTLTFKGEDLTQASERRMRQLRGNEIAMIFQEPMTSLNPVFTIGDQLVEAYRLHERVGLKQARERAVEMLKLVGMPRAKELLKHYPHQLSGGMRQRVMIAMAMLCNPDVLIADEPTTALDVTIQAQILHLMKQLNKQFNTAILLITHDLGVVAQMCKRLIVMYAGQVVEEGATTRIFKQPKHPYTVGLLKSVPDLRGRKKQLYSIPGNVPKPGAIRDGCRFAPRCEHALARCFETLPPLIAMEDGSRVRCWLHDASIESDFGKRASGTAEKVTATATLRAKGD from the coding sequence GTGAGTGACCCCGTTATTTACATCGAGCAGTTGCGTACATCCTTCCTTACGGACGACGGGGAAATACCGGCGGTTGACGGCGTCGACCTCGCACTTTACCCGGGGGAAATATTAGGGGTTGTCGGCGAGTCAGGCTGTGGTAAAAGCGTCACCTCGTTATCGATTATGGGGTTAATTCCGTCGCCTCCAGGGAAGGTCGTCGGTGGAACGCTCACGTTCAAAGGGGAAGATTTAACGCAAGCGTCCGAGCGGCGCATGCGCCAACTGCGGGGCAATGAGATTGCGATGATTTTTCAAGAGCCGATGACGTCACTCAATCCTGTATTTACGATCGGCGACCAACTCGTGGAAGCGTATCGCCTGCACGAACGCGTAGGACTTAAGCAGGCGCGTGAACGGGCGGTTGAGATGCTAAAACTCGTCGGGATGCCGCGCGCGAAGGAGCTGTTAAAGCATTACCCGCACCAACTGTCCGGCGGCATGCGGCAACGGGTAATGATTGCGATGGCGATGCTGTGCAACCCGGATGTGCTCATCGCCGACGAACCGACGACTGCTCTCGACGTGACGATTCAAGCGCAAATTTTGCACTTGATGAAGCAGTTGAACAAACAGTTTAACACCGCCATTTTATTGATTACGCACGACCTCGGCGTCGTCGCGCAAATGTGTAAGCGCCTTATCGTCATGTACGCCGGGCAAGTTGTCGAAGAAGGGGCTACGACGCGCATCTTTAAACAGCCGAAGCACCCGTACACCGTCGGTCTGCTTAAATCGGTACCGGACTTGCGGGGACGGAAAAAACAGCTTTACTCCATCCCTGGCAACGTGCCCAAACCGGGCGCGATCCGCGATGGGTGCCGTTTTGCCCCACGTTGTGAACACGCCCTAGCCCGCTGTTTTGAAACATTGCCACCACTTATTGCTATGGAAGACGGGTCGCGCGTGCGCTGCTGGTTACACGACGCATCGATTGAAAGCGATTTCGGTAAACGCGCCTCCGGAACTGCCGAAAAAGTGACAGCCACGGCTACTTTACGAGCAAAGGGGGACTAA
- a CDS encoding ABC transporter ATP-binding protein, which yields MDDAILTVKHLKKSFPVKGGIFGKRVGSVQAVDDVSFSLKKGETLGLVGESGCGKSTTGRMLLRLIEPTSGDITFQGKNMTELSPRALREVRKQMQMIFQDPYASLNPRHSVEKIIEEPLKVHGFGSSAERKKRVRELLEVVGLSSYHAKRYPHQFSGGQRQRIGIARALAIKPQLIIADEPVSALDVSIQAQVINLLQQLQREFQLTYVLIAHDLGVVRQISDRVGVMYLGRLVELADGEQLYAQPKHPYTEALLAAVPVPDPELQREQIILSGDVPSPANPPRGCAFHTRCPARQPECREVRPEFREVELGHYVACHLYNA from the coding sequence ATGGACGACGCCATCCTTACGGTCAAACATTTAAAAAAGTCCTTCCCGGTGAAAGGCGGCATATTCGGGAAAAGAGTCGGCAGCGTACAGGCAGTGGACGATGTGTCCTTCTCGCTTAAAAAAGGGGAAACGCTCGGCTTAGTCGGTGAATCGGGCTGTGGGAAGTCGACGACTGGCCGCATGTTACTGCGTCTCATCGAACCGACGTCGGGCGACATTACGTTTCAAGGGAAAAACATGACGGAACTGTCGCCACGGGCATTGCGCGAGGTGCGCAAACAGATGCAAATGATTTTTCAAGACCCGTACGCGTCGCTCAACCCGCGCCATTCGGTAGAGAAAATTATCGAAGAACCGTTGAAAGTTCATGGCTTTGGCAGTTCAGCCGAGCGTAAGAAACGCGTGCGCGAACTGCTAGAAGTCGTCGGGTTAAGTAGTTACCATGCGAAACGGTACCCGCACCAGTTCAGCGGTGGCCAGCGGCAGCGCATCGGCATCGCACGGGCATTGGCTATTAAGCCACAATTAATCATTGCCGACGAACCGGTGTCGGCGCTCGATGTCTCCATTCAAGCGCAAGTGATCAATTTGCTGCAGCAGTTGCAACGCGAGTTTCAACTGACGTACGTGTTGATCGCTCACGACCTCGGGGTCGTGCGGCAAATTAGCGACCGCGTCGGCGTCATGTACTTAGGGCGGCTCGTCGAGCTCGCCGACGGTGAACAGTTGTATGCACAGCCGAAACACCCGTACACGGAAGCGTTACTCGCAGCAGTGCCTGTGCCGGATCCGGAACTGCAGCGGGAACAAATTATTTTGTCTGGCGACGTGCCGAGCCCGGCCAATCCGCCGCGGGGTTGTGCTTTCCACACCCGCTGTCCCGCACGGCAACCGGAATGCCGCGAGGTACGGCCGGAGTTTCGCGAAGTTGAACTAGGGCATTATGTTGCTTGTCATCTTTATAACGCGTAA
- a CDS encoding ABC transporter substrate-binding protein has product MKRGFLLAITFLLLFSLALVGCQANDGGSAKNEEKAGGSEEKGKEKDSAKGGEGQDLLVYGRGSDSVSLDPAVVTDGESLKVTKNIYDTLVDYGEQDTTIHEALATEWDVSDDGLTYTFKLREGVKFHDGTDFNADAVVKNFDRWMNAKDKNAFAYYASQFGGFKGDKGHVIKEVKADGDYKVVIALNRPQAPFLQNIAMSPFGIISPAALEKYGDKIGENPVGTGPYAFKEWKRNETITLTKNDNYWQEGAPKLNTLIFQVIPDNSARLTALKTGEIDLMDGVNPSDVAGVEKEDGLQIILRPPMNVGYLGFNVEKKPFDDKKVRQALNHAVDKQALIDAFYAGNADPAKNPMPDVIAGYNDKIDPYPYDVEKAKKLLAEAGFKDGFEMELWAMPLPRDYMPEPQKIAEAIQADFEQVGVKAKIKTFEWATYLDKVQKGEAPAFLLGWTGDNGDADNFIYVLLDKDAIDSNNYSRYSNDKLHDLLVKAQSETDEAKRVALYEEAQEIIHEDAPWIPLVYAKPALAAKDTLKDFKPHPTGSDRFTDVYFEK; this is encoded by the coding sequence ATGAAACGGGGATTTTTGTTAGCGATCACCTTTTTGTTACTGTTCTCATTGGCACTCGTCGGCTGTCAAGCGAACGACGGCGGTAGCGCGAAAAACGAAGAAAAGGCCGGGGGAAGTGAGGAGAAAGGTAAGGAAAAAGATAGCGCCAAGGGCGGGGAAGGACAAGATCTACTCGTCTACGGGCGCGGCTCAGATTCTGTCTCGCTCGACCCAGCTGTCGTCACCGACGGGGAATCGCTAAAAGTGACGAAGAACATTTACGACACGCTCGTCGATTACGGGGAGCAAGATACGACGATCCACGAAGCGCTGGCGACGGAGTGGGACGTCTCCGACGACGGCTTAACGTACACGTTTAAACTGCGGGAAGGGGTCAAGTTTCACGACGGCACCGATTTTAACGCCGACGCGGTCGTCAAAAACTTCGACCGCTGGATGAATGCGAAGGACAAAAATGCGTTTGCCTACTATGCGTCGCAGTTTGGCGGTTTTAAAGGCGATAAAGGACACGTCATTAAAGAAGTGAAAGCGGACGGCGACTATAAAGTCGTCATTGCGCTCAACCGTCCCCAAGCGCCGTTTTTACAAAACATTGCCATGTCGCCCTTCGGCATTATCAGTCCGGCGGCGTTGGAAAAATACGGGGACAAAATCGGGGAAAACCCAGTCGGTACTGGCCCTTACGCGTTTAAAGAGTGGAAGCGCAACGAAACGATCACGCTGACGAAAAACGATAATTACTGGCAAGAGGGCGCGCCGAAGCTGAACACGTTAATTTTCCAAGTCATCCCAGACAACTCGGCGCGGTTGACGGCACTAAAAACGGGTGAAATCGACCTCATGGACGGCGTCAATCCGAGCGACGTCGCCGGAGTGGAAAAAGAAGACGGGTTGCAGATTATCTTGCGTCCGCCGATGAACGTTGGCTACCTCGGGTTTAACGTAGAGAAAAAGCCCTTTGACGACAAAAAGGTGCGACAAGCGCTTAACCACGCCGTCGATAAACAGGCGTTAATCGACGCCTTTTACGCCGGAAACGCCGATCCGGCGAAAAACCCGATGCCCGACGTGATCGCTGGCTATAACGATAAGATCGATCCATACCCGTACGACGTGGAAAAAGCGAAGAAGCTACTTGCGGAGGCAGGGTTTAAAGATGGGTTTGAGATGGAGCTGTGGGCAATGCCGCTGCCGCGCGACTACATGCCGGAACCGCAAAAAATAGCGGAAGCGATTCAGGCGGACTTCGAGCAAGTCGGCGTCAAAGCAAAAATAAAAACGTTTGAGTGGGCGACGTATTTAGACAAAGTGCAAAAAGGAGAAGCGCCGGCCTTTCTACTCGGCTGGACCGGCGACAACGGCGATGCGGACAACTTTATTTACGTTTTGCTCGATAAAGATGCGATCGATAGTAACAACTATTCGCGCTACAGTAATGACAAGTTACACGATCTGTTAGTGAAAGCGCAGTCGGAAACGGACGAAGCGAAGCGGGTCGCACTGTACGAAGAAGCGCAAGAGATCATTCACGAAGACGCCCCGTGGATCCCCCTCGTGTACGCCAAACCTGCGTTGGCGGCAAAAGACACGTTGAAAGATTTTAAACCGCATCCGACGGGCTCGGACCGGTTTACCGACGTGTACTTCGAAAAGTAA
- a CDS encoding ABC transporter substrate-binding protein: protein MRKGALRTALLAILVAIVLTSCSSPDGASGSKGNEGITGSKENATEKAQGAKTGASDLLIYGRGADSASLDPMRVTDLESFKVTKNIYDTLVDYGPDDTSIVPALATKWDVSKDGLTYTFTLREGVTFHDGTAFNAEAVVKNFERWMNGERKKFPYYADMFGGFKGDKEHVIKEVKATGEYTVQFMLFRAQAPFLKNLGMPPFAIASPTAFTKDGDTYGQHPVGTGPFVFKEWRGNETITLERNEAYWDGAPKLHTLVFQVIPDNSARLNALKKGEIDVMDGLNPSDADGVAQENDLQLLLRPPMNVAYIGFNTKKEPFGNPKVRRALNHAVDKQAIIDAFYAGKAEPAKNPMPPAIEGYNDDIEPYAYDLDKAKQLLAEAGYENGFEMDLWVMSAPRDYIPEPQKVAEAVQADFAKIGVKAKLVTYEWASYTQKVREGEAHAYFLGWIGDNGDADNFIYVLLDPENVKMSTGYKNDKLHELLVAAQTETDEQKRNEMYKQAQVLIHEDTPWVPLAHGQAILAAKSNVKNFKPHPTGADKLTNVYVEE from the coding sequence ATGCGTAAAGGAGCGTTAAGGACCGCACTGCTCGCGATCCTCGTCGCGATTGTGCTCACAAGTTGCTCGTCACCAGACGGAGCGAGTGGTTCTAAGGGCAATGAGGGCATCACTGGTAGCAAAGAGAATGCCACAGAGAAAGCGCAAGGCGCAAAAACGGGAGCTAGCGACTTGCTCATTTATGGGCGCGGCGCCGATTCGGCGTCACTCGATCCGATGAGGGTGACCGATTTGGAGTCGTTCAAAGTGACGAAAAACATTTATGACACCCTTGTCGATTACGGTCCCGACGATACGTCGATCGTGCCGGCGCTGGCAACGAAGTGGGACGTTTCTAAAGACGGGCTAACTTATACGTTCACTCTGCGTGAAGGGGTCACCTTTCACGACGGCACGGCCTTTAACGCCGAAGCAGTGGTGAAAAACTTCGAACGCTGGATGAACGGCGAACGCAAAAAGTTCCCTTATTACGCCGATATGTTCGGCGGCTTTAAAGGGGACAAAGAGCACGTCATAAAAGAAGTGAAAGCGACCGGCGAGTACACGGTGCAGTTTATGCTATTCCGCGCCCAAGCACCATTTTTGAAAAACTTAGGCATGCCTCCCTTCGCCATCGCTAGTCCGACGGCGTTCACTAAGGACGGCGACACGTACGGGCAGCATCCCGTCGGCACCGGCCCCTTCGTCTTTAAAGAGTGGCGCGGCAATGAAACGATTACGCTGGAGCGAAACGAAGCCTACTGGGATGGGGCGCCGAAACTTCACACACTCGTCTTCCAAGTGATCCCAGACAATTCGGCTCGTTTGAACGCACTGAAAAAAGGCGAGATCGACGTGATGGACGGGCTCAACCCGAGCGATGCCGACGGCGTAGCGCAGGAGAACGACTTACAACTGTTGCTGCGTCCCCCGATGAATGTCGCCTATATCGGCTTCAATACGAAAAAAGAGCCCTTTGGCAATCCGAAAGTACGCCGCGCCTTAAATCACGCCGTCGATAAACAAGCGATTATCGACGCCTTTTACGCCGGGAAAGCGGAGCCAGCGAAAAACCCGATGCCGCCGGCGATCGAAGGGTACAACGACGACATTGAGCCGTATGCGTACGATTTAGACAAAGCGAAGCAACTGTTAGCGGAAGCAGGGTATGAGAACGGCTTTGAGATGGACTTGTGGGTCATGTCAGCGCCGCGGGACTACATCCCTGAACCGCAAAAAGTTGCCGAGGCGGTGCAAGCGGATTTCGCCAAAATTGGCGTGAAGGCGAAGCTCGTCACGTATGAGTGGGCGTCGTATACGCAAAAAGTGCGGGAAGGGGAAGCACATGCCTACTTTCTAGGCTGGATCGGCGACAACGGCGATGCGGACAACTTTATTTACGTGCTGTTAGATCCAGAAAACGTGAAAATGAGTACCGGCTACAAAAACGACAAATTACACGAACTGTTAGTCGCGGCACAAACGGAAACAGATGAACAGAAGCGCAACGAGATGTACAAACAGGCGCAAGTGCTCATTCACGAAGATACGCCGTGGGTTCCGCTCGCGCACGGACAAGCGATCCTCGCTGCCAAAAGCAACGTGAAAAATTTCAAACCGCATCCGACGGGCGCCGACAAGCTGACGAACGTCTATGTAGAAGAATAA
- a CDS encoding ABC transporter permease: MFSYTIRRLLMLIPVLIGMSIIVFLIVRAIPGDPAQTILGEKATPEAVEHLREQLGLNKSWYVQYADYVKGLLSGDLGQSIRTQAAISSELWPYLAATFELTFVAMLFAVVFGVNAGIISAWFQNSFFDYTAMILALIGVSMPVFWLGLMEQWVFALELDWFPTIGRESVRNPIEGITGLYLLDTLMQGRLDLFWQTLRHLTLPAIALGTIPLAVIARMTRSSMLEVLRSDYIRTARAKGQRMFWVVYKHALKNAFIPVLTVIGLQTGLLLGGAILTETIFGWPGIGRYIYEAINFRDYPVIQAGILVIATIFVFVNLIVDLLYAAFDPRIKY, encoded by the coding sequence GTGTTTTCTTATACGATTCGCCGCTTACTTATGCTCATTCCCGTGCTCATCGGTATGTCGATCATCGTCTTTTTAATTGTTCGCGCCATTCCTGGTGACCCGGCCCAAACAATTTTAGGAGAAAAGGCGACGCCGGAAGCAGTTGAACATTTGCGGGAGCAACTCGGGTTAAACAAGTCGTGGTACGTGCAGTACGCCGATTACGTCAAAGGGTTGCTGTCAGGTGATTTGGGGCAGTCGATTCGCACGCAAGCGGCGATTAGTTCCGAACTGTGGCCGTATTTGGCGGCGACATTTGAACTGACTTTCGTAGCGATGCTGTTCGCTGTCGTCTTCGGCGTCAACGCCGGCATTATAAGTGCCTGGTTTCAAAACTCGTTCTTCGATTACACGGCGATGATTTTAGCCCTAATCGGCGTGTCGATGCCCGTGTTTTGGCTCGGGTTGATGGAGCAGTGGGTGTTTGCGTTGGAACTGGATTGGTTTCCGACGATCGGACGAGAAAGTGTGCGCAATCCAATCGAAGGGATTACCGGTTTGTATTTGCTCGATACGTTAATGCAAGGGCGGCTCGACCTGTTCTGGCAGACGCTGCGCCATTTAACGTTGCCTGCAATTGCGCTCGGGACGATTCCACTCGCCGTCATCGCGCGCATGACGCGCTCGAGTATGCTGGAAGTGCTCCGCTCCGACTACATTCGCACGGCACGGGCGAAAGGGCAGCGCATGTTTTGGGTTGTGTACAAACATGCGTTGAAAAACGCTTTTATTCCCGTATTGACCGTGATCGGACTGCAGACGGGGCTCCTATTAGGCGGTGCGATTTTAACGGAAACGATTTTTGGCTGGCCAGGCATCGGTCGCTACATTTACGAGGCGATTAACTTCCGCGACTATCCGGTCATTCAAGCGGGCATTTTAGTGATTGCCACGATCTTCGTGTTTGTGAACTTGATCGTCGATTTGCTGTACGCTGCGTTTGACCCGCGCATTAAATATTGA